CCAGtgtattatgaaattaaatcgcattcactagtttttattatagttatagaTATGCACCAATTATTAgacaaatgttattaatatatttcgaCCGTTTGTAACGTAgtcataaaattagttttagttcTATTTTCGTAGAAATGTTAATGCAATAATTGATGTCTACCTATTCTATTTCcgatgtttataaataaatttgacgtACTAGTTCCATTGATGTTgaatatgaaaaattattaattgcacgaagaaactattaatattaggacacatatacaaaaaagaatgttttttcGTAATAtccatattaaaatttcaaaatattcccTTATATCATCATTCGAAATGACAAATTTAAGAATATTACGTAAACTGTCGCAAATTTATtagttacaattacaaaaaaaagtgagaataaaatagtattttgagTAATTCCATTTAgtgtaatgtttataataaattagttaagtTTAATGTTGTACGTGGCTAAGGTTTctctttaatttaatacattatgtttttaatattgacattttACGTATTGAATAAAGCTCGCTACCTCGCCGCGCAATAGAAACTCGAAAAATAACTGGCATGGCAACACCATAACCTGTTTTTGGTGTTGCCATATAATGCAACAGAATAACAAGAATTAAACGTTAAGGTTAGGGCGTCGCGTGGCTTTGTGTGTTTGGACATGCGTTGTGTTAGAGAGTAGCTCGTAGGATTTTAAATCAGCTTTATATTCAaaggaataaatattataacaataatatagcaAAATCGATATTAAGGCATCGCTTACAGCTTAAAAATACCTGATAATATAGGGAcagtgtaaattaaaaagttattagacAAGGTGAAAAATTTCGTGCGTGTTATAATACACTACAGAGCCCGCAGCCGCAGCTCTGTATCACAAGATGAAATTGAAACACCCCCGACGGTCACTTCCACGATTTTTTTATGGCTCgacatgatttttattaaacatgtctaagagcactcgcacataattcaccttcaATACAggacaaactaaattgaaatcgcttaatccgttcggaagctatgGTGTACAGATAGACACGTCACACTTATAACATCCCTCTTATTGCGTCGTAGGCTAAAAAATGTAACATCATCGTGGGCAATGTATCGCAACACGCAGGAATTTCTCGTCTCATCTAAAATTGTATCTGTCTAACCATTAATTCGATGTTTTAGGATGTAGATAAAGTACGTAGTTACGAGAAATACTGCTTTTATAAAATCCTACTGGAACGCGTACAAAGCTGTTGTAATTGTAATTAGCTTGTTAAATATACATCAGAGCATTCTAGGTCAATTCTTAGTTGTTGGTAGTATGTTTGCTAGTACAAATTGTTTGTCACACTTTATatcgattaatttatttatgtatcaaaCTGATTTTTGCcactaaactatttttttattctgtggCAACATTGTAAGGATTGATTTGTAACattaaatgatatattttaaatacagtattTTGAGATACATCTATAATCTTACAGTAAGTTATCAAGACACTTATAACAAAAGCTGTATCGAACTATTAGTTTTGTCTGTGATTTATTTATGTCCTACATAATGttttggttattatttattttttgaacatgaataaataatgcTTTTGACGAAGTACctgctgttttatttttgtatgaaagctCGTCAATACCTCGATAGCTTTTACCCTGTCTCACTGTTGGTCAAAGGCCTGCCGTAGACTACCCGTAATACTAGCGGTAGCTCTCGCCCGAATTTTGCATACGCCTGCATTACGGCATGTCGTTTCTTGCCAACTTACACACGTCGACGGACCAATGTTGCTGAATTTGCGACGAAGTCTCGTATGCGTGGATGCTGGCCCATTCGTCGTCAATTTAAACATTGTCTACTAATAGACCATTTTTAGTATTGATTGCCCGTATTGTCTCCATATAACGTAACGAAAACGTAGTTTTACAGTATAAGTTTGATGTATTCGTAACATTTAAATGCGTGgtctaaaaaataacaactcacatattttattattatactatactatatattattataccccGTCTGGCTTCGGTCCCTACCGAACTCATTAATCATGAGTTAACGCGGTGATCCtggtcgggcaatcccgataaatttTATTCGCGTGACTAAACTGTGAGTTAAAACCTAATTACTTACATAGTTTTTCAAGTGATTTTCTATACCTTCTTAAAGACATTAgtgcattatttttgtttattcaactATTATTTGTTAACGTAATAAGGTTGGGTTATCGCACATGGCGAAGTTATTAAATGCTTATAACATTTTAGCTAATTCcatctattatataaaaaaacagaaaaaaagactTGTGATTACCCATTTAGGTGGTATTTGCAAGTAAGTAAaccttttatataaatataaggGTACAAAACgtaaggtaaggtaaaggttgTCAAGTTCAAACCGAATGCCATAAAAACACTCAGTAAGCAAAAAGCGAGGAGTGAATCAGTAACAGCAATATTGGCGACAGGCGCCGTCACGACTAAGTGTTTCGTTTCCAATAACaacgtaattaaaaagtttttgactAACAAAAATTTTTTTGATGCATTCAATTGATAAAAAACTGTTCCAGCTTAACATAGAATCTAAATTTGACCTGAATTAGTACCGTTTTGCCCCTCACTAGTTGCTCTACTCTTCGTCCTGTCAAAACTCAAAAGGTAGAAAAGAGCCGCGTATTTATGCTAAATCGAGATCGCGATCCGCGATCAAAATCAATGACCGCGGTCCACAGGCAAAATTATGATGCTTGAAGTAGATATACGGAGTAATGCATctaatcttaaaatttaaagacgTTTTGAAGTCCAGATTGCGATCAGCTGATCCTAATCAAGATTGAACGTGCGTCAGATCGTGCCAGTCCTCAGTATACGCTGTGCGTTCGCCGTACATTGAGTTAAACGATAGTTACAGACGATATGTCGCCGATGGAGCCGGCGAATTCCTCTGCCCGAACACAATTAGAGGAAGACTTTATTACGCAGTTACAGACTTTACCCGAACTATGGCAAGCGCAGCATAAACATTACACCAACAAATATAAAAGACAAGCTGGATACAAAAAGTTActtgaaatacttaaaaaaatcaagcCACAGGCGACTGTAGATGATGTGCGCAAGAAAATAAACAGCCTCAGATCCAACTACAGGCGCGAACTAAGGAAATCATGTATTGATGAATTTTATACACCAAAAGCAAAAAGCTTCAAActgttaagttttttaaatacttcCGAGGAGCTAAATTCTAGTCATCaggtgatattttattaatttacatgtTAACTTTAAATTCGTAGTCATattgccatttttttaattcatatatttattgattaaagcaaataatataaaatacctgTCAGTCCTGTCACTGTCAGTCAAAATCAGGAACCAGTAAATTTTTTTCGAGCATTGGCTACAGAGCCATCAGCTTGCtgtaaattttgataatttcatTATCAGTGCgtagataaaaaaaagtgtacatatatttaaaagtagtttattGATAGGTCCAAAATGAACGAATGATCTAAACATTTTCTATACAAGTTATTGCTTCACGTATAAAGTTGAAAATGcgaaattatcaattttaactATTTCAGAATCAACAGTTTTTAGGAGTAACTGGGGGCAATAACGCTGGCAGTAGTCAAGAAAATTTGAACGAACCAGCAAACCCAGCGCCAGAAACATCATTTTCTTCAATCAGTCAAGTTGTTCAGccacctaaaaatatatttaaagaaaacgaGCTAATAGATCGAGCTAGCTTATTTATGGCTCAAACGAGTCTGCAATCACAGAAATTGTTTCAAGGAACTAAAACAAGTCATTCACTAGCATTGATTTGGGCTGAAAAGCTGGATAACTTACATCCTCAACAAAGATTCTTTGCAGAAAAAGCGATACACgacattttatttgaagcaGGGTTGGGAACTCTTCACAGATATTCAGTTAAAATTAATGAACCTGAGATGAAAGTTACGTCAGTTCATTGTAAAGCTTCTCCCTTATTTACACAAGACGACTCTTCGCCCTCCTACTCAGTTCCGAATTCACCTACTCCCTCTGACATGCAGCCCTAATTATTTGATTgcagaaaataaatctaatataataatatgtttatacatcatttcagtaatattataattttatttcagttgctAGACTTTTCAGTcctttaaatagattttattaatatatcatattatttatttgcattccacaatgtttaCACAGATGTTACAAAATGGGTTAGAGCATTTGTGGACCCTGCAGGGCACAGCAAATTAATCttatatctaaaattatttaaacaatataaataataattttatgatgacATTCTGTGATCAAAGATTCAAGATCATGACCAAAACGCCTAGGTAATgtataatacatttttgatcagCAGAATAAGTCGATTCAAGCTGACTACTCACCGAATTACGATAATTAATTTTTTGGTTAATTCTGATTGGTATAGGACTGACAATTTTTCTGCAAATTAATTCACTTCGATTTTTACTGAACGCACCACTCTGAGAAAAGCTCTGTGGAGGATTCTTATTACCTACACTAACACTATCTGTCAATGTCAAACTCAGTTATTGAAAGTCAAAAATTATCAAACGGAGATCTTTACTTATTTACCACTCTGTTTTGCAGTTAAAAGCTATCAGGAGAAAAGCATTTTACTCTTAATTCTGCGGCAACCATGCGGACGCGTAATAAGTTACGATCCAGGAACTCAACAGTATCTCAAGAAGCAGTAATAATTGACCAAAGAAACTCGCCGGGAAAATGTAGAGTGTGCTTAGATGATGGAGATATACCAATTTTCGGTTCAAAAGATATATCTAATGATGTAGCAGAGTTCGGAAAGATCAAAATCAATGCAAATGATAAC
This is a stretch of genomic DNA from Trichoplusia ni isolate ovarian cell line Hi5 chromosome 6, tn1, whole genome shotgun sequence. It encodes these proteins:
- the LOC113494890 gene encoding uncharacterized protein LOC113494890; the protein is MSPMEPANSSARTQLEEDFITQLQTLPELWQAQHKHYTNKYKRQAGYKKLLEILKKIKPQATVDDVRKKINSLRSNYRRELRKSCIDEFYTPKAKSFKLLSFLNTSEELNSSHQNQQFLGVTGGNNAGSSQENLNEPANPAPETSFSSISQVVQPPKNIFKENELIDRASLFMAQTSLQSQKLFQGTKTSHSLALIWAEKLDNLHPQQRFFAEKAIHDILFEAGLGTLHRYSVKINEPEMKVTSVHCKASPLFTQDDSSPSYSVPNSPTPSDMQP